One window of the Solenopsis invicta isolate M01_SB unplaced genomic scaffold, UNIL_Sinv_3.0 scaffold_822, whole genome shotgun sequence genome contains the following:
- the LOC120360033 gene encoding tigger transposable element-derived protein 1-like, which yields MGKIRKKWSDTELEKALVDIRSGRSVSGISKSSGIPKSTLISKLKGYRPIGKRTGPPTVLSAEEEATLVRWMLHLSKRGFPVRKTQLLYNVAYLIKQLNRQAPFTNEKPGRHWYEAFLRRHPEISVRVAQNLPKNRASVTEDILRGWFKEIEQHLIEKQLLDIDGARVFNCDESAFYLCPKGERVLVKKGDKAVYNFTQNDEKECLTVLFTTNAMGALVSPMIVFPYERIPYSISQSIPLDWSIGKSENGWMTAETFYEYISNIFEPWLTAHNIERPVILYVDGHSSHMTLPVAQFCMDHQIELIALFPNATHLIQPLDVALFRTLKSSWRNCVNDWRVQNQRNLRREDFGPLLKIAIEGVELPRVMSNGFRKCGLSPFSADALQYNELFRKKKDDATVTSKLEQNAENHLLFFESNIDENLLGTFRRAGETGMYNGTIENLGLFFFWQKILKLTSNHF from the coding sequence ATGggtaaaatcagaaaaaaatggtCAGACACAGAACTTGAAAAAGCACTTGTTGACATTCGTTCTGGAAGGTCAGTAAGTGGTATTAGTAAGTCAAGTGGTATCCCTAAATCAACGCTAATATCAAAATTGAAAGGGTATCGACCAATTGGAAAGCGAACAGGCCCTCCCACTGTATTATCTGCTGAAGAAGAAGCAACACTAGTGCGCTGGATGCTTCATCTCAGTAAACGAGGCTTTCCAGTCAGAAAAACACAACTGCTTTATAATGTTGCTTATTTAATCAAACAATTGAATCGACAAGCACCGTTTACTAATGAAAAACCAGGACGTCATTGGTACGAAGCGTTTTTACGTCGGCATCCGGAAATTTCTGTTCGCGTAGCTCAAAACTTGCCTAAAAATCGAGCGTCAGTAACAGAAGATATTCTGCGCGGTTGGTTCAAAGAAATCGAACAGCATTTAATTGAAAAGCAATTACTAGACATTGATGGAGCCCGAGTATTTAATTGTGACGAATCTGCTTTCTATCTTTGTCCGAAAGGCGAGCGTGTGCTAGTCAAAAAAGGAGATAAGGCAGTTTACAACTTCACACAAAACGACGAGAAGGAATGCTTGACAGTACTATTCACGACAAACGCTATGGGCGCATTGGTTTCTCCAATGATAGTTTTTCCATATGAAAGAATTCCTTATAGCATCTCGCAAAGTATACCTTTAGATTGGAGCATTGGGAAGTCGGAAAACGGATGGATGACGGCCGAAACCTTCTATGAATATATAAGTAACATTTTTGAACCGTGGTTGACAGCACATAACATCGAGAGACCGGTtattctgtatgtcgatgggCATTCTTCTCACATGACGTTACCGGTTGCTCAGTTTTGTATGGATCATCAAATAGAACTTATTGCATTGTTCCCGAACGCAACACATCTGATTCAGCCGCTTGACGTTGCTTTGTTTCGGACGCTTAAATCGAGCTGGAGAAACTGCGTAAATGATTGGCGAGTGCAAAATCAAAGGAATCTGCGAAGAGAAGACTTTGGTCCGCTCCTTAAAATCGCTATTGAAGGCGTAGAACTTCCAAGGGTGATGAGCAATGGTTTCAGGAAGTGTGGCCTTTCCCCGTTTTCAGCCGATGCACTCCAATACAATGAACTGTTTCGGAAGAAAAAGGATGATGCAACAGTAACTTCGAAACTAGAACAGAATGCtgaaaatcatttattattttttgaaagtaaCATCGATGAAAATTTGTTGGGTACATTCAGACGTGCTGGTGAAACTGGAATGTATAACGGCACCATTGAAAACCTTggccttttctttttttggcaaaagattttaaaattaacaagtaaccatttttaa
- the LOC105203680 gene encoding uncharacterized protein LOC105203680 has protein sequence MDNPNQIFDLCFSPEPCALQSSFDVAFDGVNDSVDQSQKERENISPLKNPEDNSTDEVLLQEYPRLTVDSTDKENKSPNNLPQIVMQNEMVTAGSSQFNINEDTTTNKATNANTNVNTNAEDIQSGSASADVNDNDCLDVPSDIPDVFKKAIFWPRKYNSATKKRAVKTKIPSVATSLAWQKYHQAKEMEKCQRQIAVEERKRKRQETAEKKRQEAEEKKRQKVLQQAEKAAKKK, from the exons ATGGATAATCCAAATCAGATTTTTGATCTCTGCTTTAGTCCTGAACCTTGTGCCTTACAATCTAGTTTCGATGTTGCATTCGATGGAGTAAATGATTCAGTAGATCAAAgtcagaaagaaagagaaaacatttCACCGCTAAAGAATCCTGAAGATAATTCGACGGACGAAGTACTTCTTCAAGAATATCCCAGGTTGACAGTTGATTCGACTGACAAAGAAAATAAGAGCCCAAACAATCTTCCGCAGATCGTAATGCAAAATGAAATGGTCACTGCAGGATCCTCAcaattcaatattaatgaaGATACGACAACGaacaa AGCAACCAATGCTAATACCAATGTTAATACCAATGCTGAAGATATCCAATCTGGTTCAGCATCTGCTGACGTCAATGACAATG ATTGCTTGGACGTTCCTTCGGATATCCCAGATGTTTTTAAAAAGGCTATATTTTGGCCCCGCAAGTACAATTCAGCAACAAAAAAACGTGCTGTAAAAACCAAAATACCTTCAGTGGCTACTTCATTGGCCTGGCAAAAATATCACCAAGCGAAAGAAATGGAGAAATGTCAACGTCAAATTGCAgtcgaagagagaaaaagaaaacggcAAGAAACAGCTGAGAAGAAAAGACAAGAAGCAGAGgagaaaaaaagacaaaaagtgTTGCAACAAGCCGAAAaagctgcaaaaaaaaaatag